One Polaribacter sp. SA4-12 genomic window carries:
- the metH gene encoding methionine synthase has translation MKIKQTKYMKLSGLEPLVLNENSNFINVGERTNVAGSKKFLRLIKEEKFDEALDVARHQVDGGAQIIDINFDDGLIDGKESMVRFLNLIAAEPDICRVPIMIDSSKWEIIEAGLKVVQGKCVVNSISLKEGEEKFIWEAKQIKRYGAAVIVMAFDETGQADNYERRLEIAKRSYDVLVNKVGFASEDIIFDLNIFPVATGMDEHRRNAIDFIEATRWVRQNLENVSVSGGVSNVSFSFRGNNGVREAMHTVFLYHAIQAGMNIGIVNPAMLEIYDDIPKDLLEHVEDVILDRREDATERLLDFAETVKGSKVGKTADLSWRENPLQDRITHALVKGIDAFIIEDIEQARQEAAAPIEVIEGNLMTGMNVVGDLFGAGKMFLPQVVKSARVMKKAVGYLNPFIEAEKGDKQEPVGKILMATVKGDVHDIGKNIVSVVLACNNYEIVDLGVMVPPEKIIEAAIRERVDAIGLSGLITPSLDEMVYLAKEMQRQNFEVPLLIGGATTSKAHTAVKIDTQYNKAVVHVNDASRAVTVVGDLLNKKTSHEYVAKMKKDYDEFRTKFLKRGKEKSYVSLNEARKRKYKIDWQTSEIVKPKELGIQTLEQLSLKELVPFIDWSPFFRSWDLHGKFPAILKDKVVGEQATIMYDEAQAMIKEIIAKQLLKPKAIFGLFEANTVNDDDISIQKKGKEIAIFRTLRQQLKKREGIPNIALSDFIAPKESNKTDYMGAFCVGIFGAQELADSYRDKEDDYNAIMAQAIADRFAEAMAEYLHKQIRIKHWGYGVDEELTNDDLIKETYKGIRPAPGYPACPDHLEKETIWELLDVEKQIGVKLTESMAMWPAAAVSGYYFGNKEAKYFGLGKITDDQVTDYSTRKGITKQKARKWLHPTLAEE, from the coding sequence ATGAAGATAAAGCAAACAAAATATATGAAATTGTCTGGTTTAGAACCTTTGGTTTTAAACGAGAATAGCAATTTTATTAATGTAGGAGAAAGAACGAATGTTGCAGGATCTAAAAAATTCTTACGTTTAATAAAAGAAGAAAAATTTGATGAAGCTTTAGATGTTGCTAGACATCAAGTAGATGGTGGAGCGCAAATTATCGATATTAATTTTGATGATGGTTTAATTGATGGAAAAGAATCAATGGTTCGTTTCTTGAATTTAATTGCTGCAGAACCAGATATTTGTAGAGTTCCAATTATGATTGATAGCTCTAAATGGGAAATCATTGAAGCTGGATTAAAGGTTGTACAAGGTAAGTGTGTTGTAAATTCAATTTCTTTAAAAGAAGGAGAAGAAAAATTTATTTGGGAAGCAAAACAAATAAAGCGATATGGTGCCGCTGTAATTGTAATGGCTTTTGATGAAACTGGTCAAGCAGATAATTACGAAAGAAGATTAGAAATAGCCAAACGTTCTTACGATGTTTTGGTAAATAAAGTTGGCTTTGCATCCGAAGATATTATTTTTGATTTAAATATATTCCCAGTTGCAACAGGAATGGATGAGCATAGAAGAAATGCCATCGATTTTATTGAAGCAACACGTTGGGTAAGACAAAATTTAGAAAATGTTTCTGTAAGTGGAGGTGTAAGTAACGTATCATTTTCTTTTAGAGGAAATAACGGAGTTCGTGAAGCAATGCACACTGTGTTTTTATATCATGCAATTCAAGCAGGTATGAATATAGGAATTGTAAATCCTGCAATGTTAGAAATTTACGATGATATTCCTAAAGATTTATTAGAACATGTAGAAGATGTTATTTTAGATAGAAGAGAAGATGCAACTGAACGTTTATTAGATTTTGCTGAAACAGTAAAAGGATCTAAAGTTGGTAAAACAGCAGATTTATCATGGAGAGAAAATCCTTTACAAGATAGAATTACACACGCTTTAGTAAAGGGAATTGATGCCTTTATTATTGAAGATATAGAACAAGCGAGACAAGAAGCAGCTGCACCAATTGAAGTTATTGAAGGCAATTTAATGACGGGTATGAATGTGGTTGGAGATTTATTTGGAGCAGGAAAAATGTTTTTACCTCAGGTTGTAAAATCTGCTCGTGTAATGAAAAAAGCTGTAGGATATTTAAATCCGTTTATTGAAGCAGAAAAAGGAGATAAACAAGAACCTGTTGGTAAAATATTAATGGCGACTGTTAAAGGTGATGTTCATGATATTGGTAAAAATATTGTAAGTGTAGTATTGGCTTGTAATAATTATGAAATTGTAGATTTAGGTGTCATGGTTCCGCCAGAAAAAATCATTGAAGCAGCAATTAGAGAACGTGTAGATGCTATTGGATTATCAGGGTTAATTACACCTTCTCTTGATGAAATGGTATACTTAGCAAAAGAAATGCAACGTCAAAATTTTGAAGTTCCATTATTGATTGGAGGAGCAACGACTTCTAAAGCGCATACTGCTGTTAAGATTGATACGCAATATAATAAAGCGGTTGTTCATGTAAATGATGCATCTAGAGCAGTAACTGTCGTTGGTGACTTATTAAATAAGAAAACATCACATGAGTATGTTGCTAAAATGAAAAAAGATTATGATGAATTTAGAACTAAGTTTTTAAAACGAGGTAAAGAAAAATCATACGTTTCATTAAATGAAGCACGTAAAAGAAAATATAAAATTGATTGGCAAACATCAGAAATTGTAAAGCCAAAAGAATTAGGGATTCAGACTTTAGAACAATTAAGTTTAAAAGAATTAGTTCCGTTTATAGATTGGAGTCCGTTTTTTAGAAGTTGGGATTTACATGGTAAATTTCCAGCTATTTTAAAAGATAAGGTTGTTGGTGAACAAGCAACAATCATGTATGATGAAGCACAAGCAATGATTAAAGAAATTATTGCCAAACAATTGTTGAAACCAAAAGCAATTTTTGGTTTGTTTGAAGCAAATACTGTAAATGACGATGATATTTCGATTCAGAAGAAAGGAAAAGAGATTGCTATTTTTAGAACTTTACGTCAGCAATTAAAAAAGAGAGAAGGAATACCAAATATTGCATTGTCAGATTTTATTGCTCCAAAAGAAAGTAATAAAACAGATTATATGGGTGCTTTTTGTGTAGGTATTTTTGGCGCACAAGAATTAGCAGATTCTTATAGAGATAAAGAAGACGATTATAATGCAATTATGGCGCAAGCAATTGCAGACCGTTTTGCAGAAGCAATGGCCGAATATTTACATAAGCAAATTAGAATTAAACATTGGGGTTATGGTGTTGATGAAGAGTTAACTAATGATGATTTAATTAAAGAAACTTATAAAGGAATTCGTCCTGCACCAGGATATCCTGCGTGTCCAGATCATTTAGAAAAAGAAACAATTTGGGAATTGTTAGATGTTGAAAAACAAATAGGAGTTAAGTTAACAGAAAGTATGGCAATGTGGCCAGCAGCTGCAGTATCTGGATATTATTTTGGAAACAAAGAAGCTAAATATTTTGGTTTAGGTAAAATTACAGATGATCAAGTTACAGATTATTCAACAAGAAAAGGAATTACAAAACAAAAAGCGAGAAAGTGGTTACACCCAACGCTTGCTGAAGAATAA
- the trxA gene encoding thioredoxin yields MALEITDANFEELVLKSDKPVLVDFWAAWCGPCRMVGPIVDEIHAEYDGKAIVGKVDVDANQEFAAKYGVRNIPTVLIFKNGEVVDKQVGVAPKNVYTGKIDAAI; encoded by the coding sequence ATGGCATTAGAAATTACAGACGCAAACTTTGAGGAATTAGTATTAAAATCTGACAAACCAGTATTAGTTGATTTTTGGGCAGCATGGTGTGGACCATGTAGAATGGTAGGGCCAATTGTTGATGAAATTCATGCAGAGTATGATGGTAAAGCTATTGTTGGTAAAGTAGATGTTGATGCTAATCAGGAATTTGCAGCAAAATATGGCGTACGTAATATACCAACTGTTTTAATCTTTAAAAATGGTGAAGTTGTAGATAAACAAGTAGGTGTTGCACCTAAAAATGTTTACACTGGTAAAATTGATGCTGCTATATAA
- a CDS encoding antibiotic biosynthesis monooxygenase family protein has protein sequence MILEVALLNVKRGLSEDFENNFKKAERIISSMNGYISHQLKKCLEQEDKYILLVNWETIEDHEIGFRKSDEYQQWKELLHHFYEPFPTVEHYK, from the coding sequence ATGATATTAGAAGTAGCCTTATTAAATGTAAAGAGAGGTCTTTCTGAGGATTTTGAAAATAATTTCAAAAAAGCAGAACGTATTATTTCTTCTATGAATGGATATATTTCTCATCAATTAAAGAAATGTTTAGAACAAGAAGATAAGTATATTTTATTAGTCAATTGGGAAACAATTGAAGATCACGAAATCGGATTTAGAAAATCTGATGAATACCAACAATGGAAAGAATTGTTACATCATTTTTATGAACCTTTTCCAACTGTAGAACATTATAAATAA
- the metF gene encoding methylenetetrahydrofolate reductase [NAD(P)H] has translation MKVTDHIKNANGKTLFSFEVIPPKKGKNIQDLYNNIDPLMEFNPPFIDVTTSREEYVYLDKGNGLLDKRITRMRPGTVGICASIMHKYKVDAIPHLLCGGFTKEETEYVLVDCHYLGLDNVMALRGDSMKDEPYFKPVKGGNAFATELVDQISNLNRGKYLHDDVNVEHHSDFCIGVAGYPEKHMEAPSLVSDLRRLKEKVDAGADYVVTQMFFDNNKYFEFVKAAKEIGINVPIIPGIKPIAVKRHLQILPQVFKIDLPQDLIDAVDGCKDNKAVRQVGIEFAIQQSKELKAAGVPVLHYYSMGKSDNVQAIASELF, from the coding sequence ATGAAAGTTACAGATCATATTAAAAATGCAAACGGTAAAACGTTATTTTCTTTTGAAGTAATACCGCCAAAAAAAGGAAAAAATATTCAAGATTTATATAATAATATAGATCCATTAATGGAATTTAATCCACCTTTTATAGACGTAACAACTTCTAGAGAAGAGTATGTTTATTTAGATAAAGGAAACGGACTTTTAGATAAAAGAATTACTAGAATGCGTCCTGGAACTGTTGGTATTTGTGCTTCTATTATGCATAAATATAAGGTAGATGCTATTCCGCATTTATTGTGTGGTGGTTTTACAAAAGAAGAAACAGAATATGTTTTGGTAGATTGTCATTATTTAGGATTAGATAATGTGATGGCTTTGCGTGGAGATTCTATGAAAGATGAGCCATATTTTAAGCCCGTTAAAGGAGGAAATGCTTTTGCTACGGAATTGGTGGATCAAATTTCGAATTTAAATCGTGGTAAATATTTACATGATGATGTAAATGTCGAGCATCATTCAGATTTTTGTATTGGTGTTGCAGGATATCCAGAAAAACATATGGAAGCTCCGTCTTTAGTATCAGATTTAAGACGTTTAAAGGAGAAAGTTGATGCTGGTGCCGATTATGTGGTAACTCAAATGTTTTTTGATAATAATAAATATTTTGAGTTTGTAAAAGCGGCAAAAGAAATAGGAATTAATGTGCCAATTATACCGGGAATTAAACCAATTGCAGTTAAAAGACATTTGCAAATATTGCCTCAGGTATTTAAAATAGATTTGCCACAAGATTTAATTGATGCTGTAGATGGTTGTAAAGACAATAAAGCGGTAAGGCAAGTTGGTATTGAGTTTGCGATACAGCAATCTAAAGAGTTAAAAGCAGCAGGAGTTCCTGTTTTGCACTATTATTCTATGGGTAAAAGCGATAATGTACAAGCGATAGCTTCTGAGTTATTTTAA
- a CDS encoding homocysteine S-methyltransferase family protein, with product MSNIYKALQERILVLDGAMGTMLQAYKFTEEDFRGERFKDYPTPLQGNNDLLSITQPEAIKTIHGKYFEAGADIIETNTFSGTTIAMADYQMEDLVYELNYQSAKIAKEVAVEFTEREPHKPRFVAGSIGPTNRTASMSPDVNDPGYRAVTFDELRIAYKQQTEALVDGGVDLLLVETVFDTLNAKAALFAIEEVKDERNIDIPIMLSGTITDASGRTLSGQTAEAFLISVSHIPLLTVGFNCALGANLLQPHLEAIASKTDFGISAHPNAGLPNAFGEYDETPEEMGEQIEEYMKKDLINIIGGCCGTSPAHIREIANVAAKYKPRQHSEKH from the coding sequence ATGTCAAACATATATAAAGCTTTACAAGAACGAATTTTGGTTTTAGATGGTGCCATGGGTACTATGCTACAAGCCTATAAATTTACGGAAGAAGATTTTAGAGGAGAACGCTTTAAAGATTATCCAACTCCATTACAAGGGAATAATGACTTGTTATCAATTACGCAACCAGAAGCAATTAAAACGATTCATGGTAAGTATTTTGAAGCAGGTGCAGATATTATAGAAACCAATACTTTTTCTGGAACTACAATTGCAATGGCAGATTACCAAATGGAAGATTTGGTATATGAACTAAACTATCAATCTGCAAAAATTGCAAAAGAAGTTGCCGTTGAATTTACGGAGAGAGAACCTCATAAACCTCGTTTTGTAGCAGGTTCAATAGGTCCAACAAATAGAACTGCAAGTATGTCTCCAGATGTAAATGATCCTGGTTATAGAGCAGTTACTTTCGATGAATTAAGAATTGCTTACAAACAGCAAACAGAAGCTTTAGTTGATGGTGGAGTTGATTTACTTTTAGTAGAAACGGTGTTTGATACTTTAAACGCAAAAGCAGCTTTATTTGCTATTGAAGAAGTAAAAGACGAAAGAAATATTGATATTCCTATAATGCTGAGTGGTACAATTACTGATGCTTCCGGAAGAACATTATCTGGACAAACAGCAGAAGCATTTTTAATTTCTGTTTCACACATACCTTTATTAACTGTTGGTTTTAATTGTGCTTTAGGAGCCAATTTATTACAACCGCATTTAGAAGCAATTGCAAGTAAAACTGACTTCGGAATTTCTGCACATCCAAACGCAGGATTACCAAATGCTTTTGGAGAATATGATGAAACTCCAGAAGAAATGGGAGAGCAAATTGAAGAGTATATGAAAAAGGACTTAATCAATATTATTGGAGGTTGTTGTGGTACAAGTCCTGCACACATTAGAGAAATAGCAAATGTTGCAGCAAAATATAAACCAAGACAGCATTCAGAAAAACATTAA